DNA sequence from the Sesamum indicum cultivar Zhongzhi No. 13 unplaced genomic scaffold, S_indicum_v1.0 scaffold00310, whole genome shotgun sequence genome:
acaaatccaaacatacataataTCTCTAAcacaattatttatgtttgtttttatttctctatctccacaaaacactatgaatccaaacattatgtttgATTTGAACCCGATTCTTGCAGCCAATCCCTCTATCCAAACACTGGTTTTCCCGTTTCCATCCCACCATTCAATCCCTCCTGGAGTGGAGAAGCTGAAGGATCTTGGCAACCATGGCAACATACCTATGATAAATGCTCTGAGCAAGCTCCAAGGAGAGATAATCCATTAGTTTAAGTCTCACAGCAACCCTCCTGCCGCAATCCTGTCTGATTTCTTTCTTAGGTGGACTTATCACTTGGCTGATCAGCTTGGGATTCCCTGGATTGCTTTTTACTGTTCTGGGCCTTTTTATACTGCTATTTCTAACAGTCTATGCGGTGGTGATGCTGAGAGCGTAAAACCCGAGAGTGAAATGGAGTTTCAAGATTTACTTGGGGCTTCGAGTTCAACTTGGGAGCAGGCTCCTTCCCTTTTTTGCCTCTACAGGGAGGTAGGAGGAGGGGATCCAAGTTTTGAGGTGGTGAAAGCTGGCATGGCTGCAAATAGGTTGAGTTGGGCGTCCTGTTTCAACACTTTTGAGGCTTTAGAGGGTCAGTTCTTGGAGCATTTGAGTAAGAAAATGGGCCATCCACATGTGTTCAGCGTTGGGCCGCTCCATTTGTTTAGGGAGCCTAATGAATCAGGTTGTGGTGAGGAGAGGTTTCGTGTAAGTAGTGAGGTCTTTTCATGGCTTGATTGGTTCGATGATGACTATGTTTTGCACGTTTGTTTTGGGAATCAAAAGCTGCTCAAGAAGGCCAAGGCAGAGGCACTGACTCTTAGACTTGAAGAGAGTGGAGTTCGGTTCATTTGGGCCGCAAGATCTTTCATGATCCAACAAGTGGCTCACGGGTATGGGTTAGCCCCTGGTGGCTTTGAGGACCGGGTTGTGGGTCAAGGCCTCCTTATTAAGGGATGGGCCCCACAAATGTCAATACTGAGTCATCGAGTTGTGGGTGGGTTCTTGAGTCATTGTGGATGGAACTCGGTATAGGAAGCTATCGCAACAGGAGTGATGATATTGGGGTGGACCAATATGTTGACGCAAAGCTATTGGTGTACTACAAAGGCACTGCGGCTCAAGTGTGTGACGGTGGAGAAACCGTGCCCTATGTCGAATGAGTTGGCTCAGTAGATCAGTGAGTCAATGCGCGTGCGGGGACATGGTTAAGAGGATTAGAGCAAAGGAATTGAGAAACAAGGCTTTGGAGGCAGTTAGGATTGGTGGGAGTTCCAGCAATGATTTAGATAATCTTGTCCAAGAACTAACCCAACTTAATACATTGAAAAGCTTTTGTTGACCATAGTTTAGTTCAACAAACGGCTTCATACAATAATTGTGCTTTgctttacaataattttcattGGCATTCAGTTCTCCTCAAACAATATTTGATTCTGCCTTGTTTATTGCTAGAACTATTTTGTCCTAAGAAAATTAGTTAGTATAATACTATTTTGATCCATAATTTAAGAACAAAAGTCTCTAGTCAAAGAAAGATATATAGATGATGCATCTTTGTCTTTGCAAGCAAAGGGTTTGCCTCATTGATCTTCATCCCATATGAGTGGGACTTAAGTTTAAGATATATCAGATAGGATCCGGTTGCAATTCACTGAGACAAAACACTTCAACTAATTAAAGTGCtgattgtaaaaatatatgttcttGTAATactttcattatttatatatattcttggaTAAGGATACTTCACTATTAATCTTTAATGTTGTTAACCAATGCCGTGTAGTAGGTGTTCAAACTagatttaaatcaatttattgctTTTCAGACAACCTACTGCTTGTGTCACATAGGTTAAATATTTCCAGAACAAGAATCTTCCTGCTGTCTGAGGAATagataattcttgaaattcaagtGTCATTATCCACAACTATTTTACAAGTCCAACATGCTTATTACACTCTTGCTTAAAAACTAAGTACAGACAAAGGAATATGAGTTATGAAATCCACATTACTCCCACCAAACCATTTGACAGATTCTCTTTTTAGAAACCCCATGTTATAAAATCTCTTGACTTCTTCACTTATGTCCTAAATTCCTAATTAAGGTAGCTAACATTTTCCAACTTCTCCAGCATGTCCAAACAGTACACCAAGAAACAGGCCCTGGACAAGAGCAAAAACATTTCCAGCGAAAATGAGAAGCAACATACTTATAACTTCTTCTCCAAAAACCGCAAGAAAATTTACCCTATTGGCCTGCAGAGAACTTGCTCGCCTCTTTCGCTGTCTTCATTATCGTTATCTTTGTCTCAGAACTCGACTGATTCTTCGTTAACTGATCCTTCCACCCCGCTCGATCAGAAAATATCGTTCACCGTACAGTTGATAGCACCGATGCAGAGAAGAGACCCCAAAGCTGTTGAGCACAGTAGTTCAAATGATTCTTGTCAGGAGGGTACGAGGAGATGCAACTGGATTACGAAAAACAGTGGTAAGTTAGCTATAGTCCGAGTCGAAAATCATGGGATTAATTCTTGATTCATGTTCTTatcaatcaaaatatcaaagaaTAGTATCAGAAATGGAATCCAGAATTGTTGTATTATGATacttaaaaatgttattttcgCGAACATTTGTTgctccatgatcatcaatTTATAGAATGCTTTATGCTAACTACTTCCTGTCAAGATTAGTATTCTTGTCTGTCAATGTCACAGGGTAGGACTTATTTTTGGccttgataaaatttaattttgcacgaatatataatgatgtttTGGAGTTTGAatgatcaatatataatatacattagTTCCAGTAGGTTATAAAATCTATTCCATGCATGCTCCAACAGAAATATGTAATAAGGGTGTATGACATAGTTTACACTGTAGTATTTGATACATTCAGGCATTATATTTGCggaattaaatacttttattgaatcataatccaaaaatcaattcataaaTGTTCTCATccatttaaattagttttgaAGAAACTAATTGGGACGGGTTAACAGATAAAGTATACGTACAATTCCATGATGAATGCTGGGGAGCACCAGTTTACGATGACAAGTAAGTTACCGTATCCATAAGAACTGAATACAAATACATCTCCTCATTGATCCCAAAAGTGTGAAAATGTTTCTGCAAATGTATACTGTGCATTAACAGTCAGTTGTTTGAGCTGCTTGCAATGTGTGGACTGCTTATGGATTTCAACTGGACTGAAATCCTGAAAAGAAGACAACTTCTCAGGTTAGATTTCATGCACAtacttcaagaaatgaaaatgatcGATTTTACTCTAattttacacataaatttttaaactacGTACGATATTACATACAGACAAGCTTTTGCTGGTTTTGATCCCAAGAATGTGGCCAAAATGGGCGAAAAAGAGATCTCTGAGATAGCCTCGAACAAAGAACTAACATTGGCGGAAACCAGAGCTAGGTGCATCGTTGACAATGCAAAATGCATAACAAAGGCAAGTGGATGTATTtctgttgtaattttatgttCTATATATTGATGAAGTTTGCTTTAGCATGGCAGGTTGCAAGAGAATATGGATCATTCGGTAGCTATATGTGGGAATATGTGAGTTTCAAGCCGATGATCAACAAGTTTAGGCATCCAAGAAATGTCCCACTGAGGAGTCCAAAGGCGGAGGTGATCAGCAAGGATCTGGTGAGGCGAGGGTTCCGGTTCGTGGGGCCTGTTATCGTGTATTCATTCATGCAAGCAGCAGGGATGACCATAGATCATCTTGTTGGTTGTTTTAGGTATGAGGAGTGTGTGAATCTAGCAGAAAGGCCATGGAGACATGTTTGATATAAGCTGCATCAACCTAGCTAgcaaaaattacttatattatGTTAAACAGGTATTCTTAATTTACATGGGATAGATCCTTTAAATTGAAAGGATTGTCATTTTCTTGATGAtggttttatttataatatcaaagtATTGATGGAATTGATATTGTGATGTGATTAAGATGATGAAAAGGCGAGATCTTGTCCACAACATGGAATTCGTACCAATAGGAACACAAGCTccaaaccaaaaagaaaaaagaaaaaacacctGCGAGGCATATTAAGTTTTTAACTGTATGCTTTtgcttcataaaaaataatatcatttatttataagtacaTATTAAGTTTTAGTTAattcatttcatatataaatttattttattattgtagtataacaattttattgaaataatacaGAATCACATGCTAGTTCTCTGAAAAGTTCCACCAGATGAAAACTGTAGTTAGTGCAATCAACTACAAGGAAGAGAAAATGAGCACTGACCATATATATTCATGGAGAAGCAGATTgtgaagaaaaaaacacacaactGCGTGCAGCTCACGGTGGAATGCAAAGACAGAAAAACAGAAACCAGAGAGCCAATGACTTGCCACGGATAATACACTTCATCCAGCAACGTCCATCAAACAGAGAACAAACATTTTTAACAtctcaaacaagaaaatacaaCCAATTCTACTCAGCCTTTTCATTCAGCTGCATCCAAAGAATATGTACAAATCGCAGCCTCTTACTCCTAGTATGACTTCAGGGAGCACTCACAAACCAAATCTACCCTATGTCCCTCAGCTCAACGAGCTCAGTCTTATTCTTTTCATCTATCACAGCAACATATGGTAGTCATACCTCAACTCTCAAAACTGGCAAGAAGTCCCAAGCCTCTGTCTCTGCCTCTGGCCGAGTGTGATACACTTTCGCTCGGCAAAGGCCGGATGAAGAAGCTCTTGGAATTTCTCCAAAAACAGTCCCCATTCTTCCTCGTTCATGTCTGCTAGCTTCACAAAGCTGACACTTGCCGGGAGCTGCTCGTTTGCACTGATGTGGCCAGATGATGAACTAGCAAGATAGCCATTGTCTGGTTTGGCTCCTGCAAACTTTGGGAACTTCTGGTTCTTCCCACCTAGACTCGTATTTTTCAGTGACATAGAAAGCTTAGAAATACTTGGACCCTTAGCTAGAGTTGGAAGACTAACTAAACCCTTCTCTTCTCCTTCAccttcctcttcttcctcctcaatGCATTCTTCTAGTTTAGAAAGTGGATTACGGCCATTAACACTTCCAAATCCAAAATGGAACGGTGTTGCCACCAAGCCTTCAGATGGGTTAGGCTCACGCCCACCATCTTCACAATCAATGTCGAATTGAAACTCATCAAAGTCTGCTTCACCCTTGGGAGAGAACATTTCCTCAGCTACAAGTCTTCTTGCCTCGATGCATATAAGCTCAAGCTCACTGGGCTCCTCGTCACCACTGCGAAACTCCCTACTCATCATCTGTCCAATCTCAGCAAGACACAGCCCATATGCAGCAGCTTCCTTAAGGAAAATTGTGCAGACGAACAAGACGCGCAAGCAAGCTTCTCGAATCATTGGGAGCTCACTTCGAAGCATCTCTGAATCACGAGTCGGGTCAAGATTTGCTATGTATGCAAGTTCGTCGTCCGAGAAAGGGATGGAAGCCTGAGGCCAATGAATCCACTCAAAATACGGATCTTCCAGACTCTCAGGCAAGCAAAGGCCATGATCAATGGGGATCAGTTCCACTTGATCAAATCTCCCTGCATCATCAAGTTTCCTAACTAAAAGATTACCCGCATGCCTATCTGTGTTAAGAATCCTAATATCTAAAATCCCAATGCGATGCACAGCAGATACAGGGAAACTTGAGGTTCCATGGTCACTTGCATCAAAATCGTGTGGAATATACTGTTGGAAGGATGCAATCTTGCTGACAAGTTTCTTCTTCTGAGGCTTGTTTCCATTCACGCCATCATTAATATTGAAGACCGAGTGAGTGATCTTGACCAGTGCAGTAGGTGGCACATTTGCAAAATGGTCATAGTCGAGAAGGTAAGCAGCTACTTCTCTGAACCCTGTTTCGCCCACCCTCACAGAACGTTTTAAACCTGGTTGCCCAAGAGCTTTACCAATAAAGCCCTTTGGGTTGTTTGGTGCAAACGGTTCTTCATCGGTGGGCTTCACAATGGCAACACTCTCACCTCGGACATTTCTGAAATAATATGCTCCTCCAAGCCCACTATGAACAGGGAGCGGATCGACCCCGTTCTTCATTGCCTTGACAATTTCCTTTACAAGTTGTTTGGTCTTGGCAAAGCGATTTGAGTGGCCCAAAATTTCAATGGGCCCACTCTGATCATTCTGTTGTATGTCTCTACCAGTGGGAGACAAACACGGAGTTGAGGAACTTCTGTGCATCAAATTCCTTGTCAGCAGGAGAGGGGAATGATTTCGAACGGCACTGAGATCATTCTTAAGAATCATA
Encoded proteins:
- the LOC105180075 gene encoding phosphatidylinositol 4-kinase gamma 5-like; protein product: MSHNLDSPVQTQMAVAAFKNPLGSGEYHGTNRMEGKPTCRRRVFVQTETGCVLGMELDRSDNAHTVKRRLQLALNFPVEESSLTFGDMILKNDLSAVRNHSPLLLTRNLMHRSSSTPCLSPTGRDIQQNDQSGPIEILGHSNRFAKTKQLVKEIVKAMKNGVDPLPVHSGLGGAYYFRNVRGESVAIVKPTDEEPFAPNNPKGFIGKALGQPGLKRSVRVGETGFREVAAYLLDYDHFANVPPTALVKITHSVFNINDGVNGNKPQKKKLVSKIASFQQYIPHDFDASDHGTSSFPVSAVHRIGILDIRILNTDRHAGNLLVRKLDDAGRFDQVELIPIDHGLCLPESLEDPYFEWIHWPQASIPFSDDELAYIANLDPTRDSEMLRSELPMIREACLRVLFVCTIFLKEAAAYGLCLAEIGQMMSREFRSGDEEPSELELICIEARRLVAEEMFSPKGEADFDEFQFDIDCEDGGREPNPSEGLVATPFHFGFGSVNGRNPLSKLEECIEEEEEEGEGEEKGLVSLPTLAKGPSISKLSMSLKNTSLGGKNQKFPKFAGAKPDNGYLASSSSGHISANEQLPASVSFVKLADMNEEEWGLFLEKFQELLHPAFAERKCITLGQRQRQRLGTSCQF
- the LOC105180077 gene encoding UDP-glycosyltransferase 89B1-like → MNPNIMFDLNPILAANPSIQTLVFPFPSHHSIPPGVEKLKDLGNHGNIPMINALSKLQGEIIHYLCGGDAESVKPESEMEFQDLLGASSSTWEQAPSLFCLYREVGGGDPSFEVVKAGMAANRLSWASCFNTFEALEGQFLEHLSKKMGHPHVFSVGPLHLFREPNESGCGEERFRVSSEVFSWLDWFDDDYVLHVCFGNQKLLKKAKAEALTLRLEESGVRFIWAARSFMIQQVAHGYGLAPGGFEDRVVGQGLLIKGWAPQMSILSHRVVGGFLSHCGWNSV
- the LOC105180078 gene encoding uncharacterized protein LOC105180078 yields the protein MSKQYTKKQALDKSKNISSENEKQHTYNFFSKNRKKIYPIGLQRTCSPLSLSSLSLSLSQNSTDSSLTDPSTPLDQKISFTVQLIAPMQRRDPKAVEHSSSNDSCQEGTRRCNWITKNSDKVYVQFHDECWGAPVYDDNQLFELLAMCGLLMDFNWTEILKRRQLLRQAFAGFDPKNVAKMGEKEISEIASNKELTLAETRARCIVDNAKCITKVAREYGSFGSYMWEYVSFKPMINKFRHPRNVPLRSPKAEVISKDLVRRGFRFVGPVIVYSFMQAAGMTIDHLVGCFRYEECVNLAERPWRHV